The Glycine soja cultivar W05 chromosome 8, ASM419377v2, whole genome shotgun sequence genome has a window encoding:
- the LOC114422236 gene encoding uncharacterized protein LOC114422236: MGKNEQQHVQEEGQVEVPPCCLVLLRPFSFKCLFLLLLSLSALLSALFWVLPRHNTISYSFDAKDVIKQSASVQTSFRLEKPVSQLIPYIETLEHDMHDEIALPNTEVALLSMHQSIPPNCTDVVFGVLSDPMNSSINPVSLSVLKSSLIELFLKQINLTLTSSIFGNASIFEILKFPGGLTVIPVQSAYIWQMPEILFNFTLNNSISEVLENFDDFKDELKFGLRLNSDENVYVQITNANGSSITPPVVVQASVMPGFGSLLPQRLKQLAQTITGSAGKNLGLDNSVFGRVKEVRLSSFLKNTLHASSPSPAPAPSPQLIDHSEPSTSPHRASPYTPISPAAAEQPPCFDCEVPSPAPSMVPAHPPDPCLYSGFLHHPIPSPKSYSKPSFPPDYSPAAAPTSNSASHTSEEASDPSREAEVSHGSKLRQGEETSNKLVSHLLAPSSLSSASGDFRGEMLLMGFCMVLISFVFLNDTTF, from the exons ATGggaaaaaatgaacaacaacaTGTTCAGGAAGAAGGGCAGGTTGAGGTTCCACCATGTTGTTTGGTCCTTCTTCGACCATTCAGTTTCAAGTGTCTCTTCCTTCTCCTACTCAGTTTGTCGGCTCTGCTTTCTGCACTCTTTTGGGTTCTTCCTAGACACAACACCATCTCATATAGTTTTGATGCAAAAGATGTAATTAAGCAAAGTG CTTCTGTTCAGACATCCTTCAGACTGGAAAAACCGGTTTCACAGCTTATTCCATATATTGAAACATTAGAACATGATATGCACGACGAAATAGCTCTACCAAATACAGAG GTGGCTCTCCTGTCCATGCACCAAAGTATTCCACCTAACTGTACTGACGTGGTGTTTGGTGTTCTCTCTGATCCAATGAATTCTTCAATAAATCCAGTGTCCTTGAGTGTGCTGAAGTCATCTTTAATTGAACTGTTTCTCAAGCAAATCAACCTGactttgacatcatcaataTTTGGGAATGCATCAATATTTGAGATCTTGAAGTTTCCTGGAGGGTTAACTGTAATACCAGTACAGTCTGCTTATATTTGGCAGATGCCAgagattttgtttaattttactcTTAACAATTCAATATCCGAGGTATTGGAAAATTTTGATGACTTCAAGGATGAATTGAAGTTTGGATTGCGTCTAAACTCTGATGAG AATGTGTATGTGCAAATAACAAATGCAAATGGCTCATCGATAACTCCTCCAGTAGTAGTGCAGGCTTCAGTCATGCCAGGCTTTGGGAGCCTCTTACCTCAAAGATTAAAGCAATTAGCTCAAACAATAACAGGTTCTGCTGGCAAAAATCTTGGCCTTGATAACTCAGTTTTTGGCAGAGTTAAAGAAGTCAGATTATCTTCTTTCTTGAAGAATACACTACATGCTTCCTCACCTTCTCCTGCTCCTGCTCCATCTCCACAGTTAATTGATCACTCTGAGCCATCAACTTCACCACATCGTGCTAGTCCTTACACTCCAATATCACCAGCAGCTGCTGAACAACCTCCTTGTTTCGATTGTGAAGTACCCTCACCTGCACCTTCTATGGTGCCTGCGCATCCTCCAGATCCCTGTCTATATAGTGGCTTCCTTCATCATCCAATCCCTTCGCCAAAATCTTATTCTAAACCATCCTTTCCCCCTGATTATTCACCTGCTGCTGCCCCTACCTCAAATTCTGCTAGCCACACCAGTGAGGAAGCTTCTGATCCGTCTCGTGAAGCCGAGGTGTCCCATGGATCCAAGCTTCGGCAGGGTGAAGAGACGTCTAATAAACTGGTGTCTCATCTACTTGCTCCATCCTCTTTAT CTTCAGCGAGTGGTGATTTCCGTGGGGAAATGTTGCTAATGGGATTTTGTATggtattaatttcatttgtttttctcaatGATACCACATTTTGA